TCCGGTGTTCGAAATCCGGCCCCACCGCGCCCCAGCGGTCCTGCGTATCCGCCAGCAGCCGTTCCAGATCGATGCCGTATTCGGTGACCCGCCCGCGGGCGCCCTGGCGTTTCACCACCAGCCAGCCCATGCCGCGCAGCTTGGCCATCTCGCGCTTGACCGTGCGCTCATCCACATCCCACAGCCGGGCAATCTCGCGCTGCCCGACCGCCAGCTCATCGCGCGGCCAGTTGTAGCGGGCGGTCATCAGTGTCATGAACCGCAGCACCAGCTTCTGCGCCCCCTTGCCCTGGCCAAGCGCATAGGCCCCCATCGCCGTGAGGATGTCATACTTCAATGCAGAGGCGTTGCGCCCCGCAGGCCGTTTGGCAAGCATTGCTGCCCCCGTTTCTTCCTCCCCTGCCTGTCCAGGCCGGGATATGCTGCCTCAAGTGGGTCCAGCGGGTTTCACCGGAACCTGCGCTGGCCGGTTTAGCTCCGAACTCAACGC
Above is a window of Leisingera thetidis DNA encoding:
- a CDS encoding DnaA N-terminal domain-containing protein; this translates as MLAKRPAGRNASALKYDILTAMGAYALGQGKGAQKLVLRFMTLMTARYNWPRDELAVGQREIARLWDVDERTVKREMAKLRGMGWLVVKRQGARGRVTEYGIDLERLLADTQDRWGAVGPDFEHRMQSSDAPAPNVVPLRPGAAPPAPDVSDGSEWSLAKAVLHAEDPANYASWIQGLERGGRAGGRLVLTAPSRFHANYVMSHLMPRLLAACRDVDGGVSAIVVEA